The region GCCACCAGGAACAGGCGCATCGTCATGATGACCCCATGTTAGCATGACACCCCATGCGGGCCGCTCCTCAGAGACCCTTGCCATTCCGGTGCACCGGACCGTTCGTCCTCCTCGCCCTCCTCTGCTCCTCCTCGGCCGCCTCCGCCCTGGACCTGAAGAAGCAGTACGAGGACGAGCTGGTGCAGTGGGCGCTCAATCAAGCGCGGCTTAGCCGGGACCCCGAACCGCACGGCAAGCGCATCGACCGGATCGTGATCGTACGCGAAAACGTGATCGCGAAGAGCGACCCCTGGCCCACCTTCTTCAACTGGATTCACGTCAAGACCCGAGACCACGTGGTGCGCCGGGAGCTCCTCATACGGGAGGGAGACGTCTGGGACCCCGAGCGCGTGGCCGAGAGCGAGCGCAACCTGCGCAGTACCTTCATCATCGCCGTGGCGCGGACGGCGGCCTGTCGGTCTTCACGCCCCGGGCACGTGACCTTGCTCGTCGTGACCAAGGATCTCTGGAGCCTTCGCCTCAACACGAAGTTCAGCCTGACCGGCGGGGTCCTCAAGCTCCTCGATTTCAACCCCACCGAGATGAACTTCCTCGGCCGCAACAAGGCCGTCTCCGTCCGCGTGAAGTTCTCGCAGCTCGACCTGCACGCGGGGGCGATTCGAGACCACTTCGTCCTCGGGCAGCTCTACCTCGACTCGCGGCTCTTCGGCACGCGCCTGTCCCTGACGGAGAAGGTGGACTTCATCTTCGACGGACGGGTCCCCTGCGGACCCGCGCCCAGGCCGCCCGGTCCCACGACGATGCGCGACCGCAGCGTCCTCGGGACCCCGACCGTGCTCAGCCCTTCGGCGGAGCGGTACGTGATCGACGGCAACTACTGGTGCCCCGAGGACACCAGCGGTCGGCTCGCCGGGGCGACCGCGCAGCTCACCCTCGCCCGACCGCTCTACTCGCTCGCCACCGAGTGGGGCTTCAGCGTGCAGGCCTACATGGATCTGCGAAAGGTGCGCTACTTCGCCCAGAGCGGCGACGGGCTGCGACTCCAGACCATCGACTACGCCAGCGGCGGAGTCGAGATCCCGTTCGTCTACGACTCTCAGTACCTCTACAGCTCCGCCGCCTTCACGCGCTCCTTCGGCCGCACGCGCAAACACGACCTCTCCTTCGGCCTGGTGGGCTACCGCCAGAAGTACACGGCCCCCGCGAGCTTCCCCTTCGCCCGCACCCTGGTCGAGCAGTACCTGCGGGACTTCGTCCCCCGCAGCGAGACGGCCTCGTACTTCTTCGCGGGCTACCTCACGCGACCCACGCGCTTCGTGCGCATGCGCAACATCCAGGCCTTCGCGTTGAGCGAGGACTACCTCGTGGGCCCCCAGGCCTCGGTGGACGTGCGCCTGGCCTCCAACCTGGAGGACGGCGGACAGTCGTTTCTCGAGTTCGGCGCCTCGGCATCCTGGCGCTGGTACCTCGGCGACGACCTGCTCACGGTGGCCGTTGCGGCGCAGACCCGCTTGCAGCCCCACCTGCCCGACATCCGGCCCCTCATGGACAGCGACAGCCCCTGGGTCAACACGGAGCTATCCGGGTCGATGCGCAACGTCTCCCCCATGCTGGGGATCGGTCGCCTGCACGCCTCTGCCGCCATCCTCGTGCGGCACAACAACCTGGACCGGACCTTTTCGTTTCAGGGCGGCGACTCGGGGCTCCGCGGCTATCCCAACGACCAATTCCGAGGTCGCAGCGTGCTCAGCGTGCACGCGGAGTACCGCACCCTCCCCATCAACTTCTACACGCTGCACCTCGGCCTGGTGGCGTTCTACGACGGGGGGGCCGTGTTCGGCGGGCCGGACCAGCGCGACCCGAGCGCCACGGTCCCGTTCGTCTATCGCCAGAGCCTCGGCATCGGCGCCCGGGGGAACTTCCCGCAGTTCGATAAGGAGTCCGTGCGGCTCGACCTGGGGTTTCCGCTGTCGAGCGGCGCGGGGTCCGTCGGCACCTGGGTCTCGCTCGCGTTCAGACAGGCCTTCTGAGGCCGGGGCCGCGCCCGTGGGGGTTTAGGCGCTTCGCCGCCCGTCAGGGACCGAAGACGCAGCAGCGGTTCCGCCCCGAGCGTTTGGCCTGGTAGAGCGCCTGGTCGGCCGCATCGAGGAGCGCCTGGGAGGTGCCGATGGTGTGTTCGGGAACCCCGGCGACCCCCGCGCTGATCGTGACGTTCAGCTCGGGTCGCTCGGGCATGAACTGCGTGCGCTCCACGACCTGCCGGATGCGGTTGGCGATGTTCAGGCCACCGGCGACCTGCACTCCCCGGCAGACGAGCACGAACTCCTCGCCGCCGTAGCGGGCCGCGAGGTCCTCCACGCGGATCGCGTTCCGTATCACCTCGGAGAAGCGCACCAGCACGGCGTCGCCGACGAGGTGCCCGAAGCGGTCGTTGATCCCCTTGAAGTGGTCGATGTCCATGAGCACGAGGCTGAGCGGCGTCCGGTGGCGCATCACGTAGCTGAACTCGCTCTCGAGTTGCTCGAGGAGGTGGCGCCGGTTGTAGAGCCGGGTCAGCGGGTCGCGAAGCGCCGCCTCGTACATCCGTTGCTGGAAGGACTCCTCCAGGTTGTCCGCGTACGAGAACTTGAGGATGGTGGTGGAGCCGATCTGGATCTTGTCCCCGTCGCGCAGGACGACGGTCGTGATGCGCTCGCCGTTGACGTAGGTGCCGTTGCGGCTCCCCGAATCGTCGGCGCGAACCGTGCCGTCCGGGTTGGCATGCAGCTCGACGTGGATGCGCGACACCCCGTCGTCGGTCACGCGGAAGTCGGCCTGCATGCTGCGGCCGATGGAGAGCGACTCGCCCACCCGCACCATTTCGCCCACGCGACTGCCCGCCAGAACGATCAGATAGGCCTTGTCCGCCCGCTCCCCGGCGCCCACGTCGGGCAACATCACCGTGCGGGTCGCCTCCTCCCAGCCGCTGTCGTGATCGTCACCGCTCATGCCGCTAGCATAAGGGGATTCCTGGCCTCGTACAATATTACCTGGCCCCTTCCAGGCGGGTCTCAGCCCCGCGGCCGGGTCGTCCCGCGGCGTGGATCCAGGGCCTGGGCCAGGCCTTCGCCGAGGAAGTTGAGCGCCGTGACCGCCGCGAAGATGAGTCCCCCCGGAACCAGCAGCAGCCACCAGCAATGGGAGTGCTCGAGGGCCTGGCCGAGGAGCTCTCCCCAGCTCGCGCGGGGGGGCGGCACGCCGAAGCCGAGGAAGCTGAGCGCGGCCTCGAAGAGGATGGCCGAACCGACCCCGAAGGCCGCGTGCACGATGACCGGCCCGAGCGCGTTGGGGAGCAGATGGACCCGCACCACCCGCAGGGGCGTGGCCCCCGAGGCCCGCGCGGCCTGCACGAACTCCAGCTCGCGCAGGCGCAGCACCTCGGCTCGCACGAGTCGCGCCACCTCGGGCCACCGCGTCGCCCCGATGACCAGGATCAGCAAGGAGACCGAGCTGCGCTCCGTGAGGGCCATGACGATCAGCACCACGAAGAACGTGGGCAGGGTGAGGCCCAGCTCGGCCAGCCGGCACACGGTCCAGTCCACCCATCCCCCCAGGTAGCCGCCGAGGAGGCCGAGCAAGAGCCCCAGCAGCGCGTAGAGGGCCACCGCGCCGAAGCCCACGGCCAGCGAGACGCGCGTCCCGTGCACCGCCCGCGCGAAGACGTCGCGGCCGCGGTCGTCGGTGCCGAGCCAG is a window of Deltaproteobacteria bacterium DNA encoding:
- a CDS encoding GGDEF domain-containing protein; protein product: MSGDDHDSGWEEATRTVMLPDVGAGERADKAYLIVLAGSRVGEMVRVGESLSIGRSMQADFRVTDDGVSRIHVELHANPDGTVRADDSGSRNGTYVNGERITTVVLRDGDKIQIGSTTILKFSYADNLEESFQQRMYEAALRDPLTRLYNRRHLLEQLESEFSYVMRHRTPLSLVLMDIDHFKGINDRFGHLVGDAVLVRFSEVIRNAIRVEDLAARYGGEEFVLVCRGVQVAGGLNIANRIRQVVERTQFMPERPELNVTISAGVAGVPEHTIGTSQALLDAADQALYQAKRSGRNRCCVFGP
- a CDS encoding ABC transporter permease, translating into MSSRIWPRLARQRAARGGLLLLVLLGGVALLADFLASDLPLLARFEGTLYVLPALRRPPELARRGNQELRRDRRPGDWFVMPLCEYGPEQQPEILRPPPASPDAEHWLGTDDRGRDVFARAVHGTRVSLAVGFGAVALYALLGLLLGLLGGYLGGWVDWTVCRLAELGLTLPTFFVVLIVMALTERSSVSLLILVIGATRWPEVARLVRAEVLRLRELEFVQAARASGATPLRVVRVHLLPNALGPVIVHAAFGVGSAILFEAALSFLGFGVPPPRASWGELLGQALEHSHCWWLLLVPGGLIFAAVTALNFLGEGLAQALDPRRGTTRPRG